From a single Calothrix sp. NIES-2098 genomic region:
- a CDS encoding TrkA-N domain-containing protein encodes MYSTLEEKYQRIQKELMAGAIALGCVFLIGTLWYCLVEGWSWEDAAYMTVITLATVGYGETHPLGNRGRLFTIALILMGVINIGYIVNRFTEAVIDGYFQEGIRLRQQRRLMESLSGHYIICGFSRTGRQIAKEFRAEGVPFVVIDSEPESVQRAQVEGYIVYQGDATLDESLLKVGIERAICLVAALPSDAENLYTVLSAKTLNPGIRAIARASTEEALQKLQRGGADAVISPYITGGKRMAAAALRPQILDFVDGILSGSDRQLYMEEFLLDPAFCPFVGQTLQKAKLRSQTGALVLAIRRTDGNLIGGPTGDTILMPGDTLICMGTAEQLRSLNQVLGPIVSQKLRKPKKI; translated from the coding sequence TTGTACTCAACTCTTGAGGAAAAATATCAACGTATTCAAAAAGAATTAATGGCTGGGGCGATCGCTCTCGGTTGTGTGTTCTTGATTGGGACTTTGTGGTACTGTCTGGTGGAGGGCTGGTCATGGGAAGATGCCGCTTACATGACGGTAATTACCTTGGCAACTGTGGGATATGGCGAAACACACCCTTTAGGTAATCGCGGACGATTATTTACCATTGCCTTAATTTTGATGGGTGTGATCAATATCGGTTACATTGTCAATAGATTCACAGAAGCCGTGATTGATGGCTACTTTCAAGAAGGCATTCGACTAAGGCAACAGAGGCGGTTAATGGAATCCTTATCAGGACATTATATTATTTGTGGTTTTAGTCGCACAGGTCGCCAAATTGCCAAAGAGTTTCGGGCAGAAGGCGTACCTTTTGTCGTGATTGATTCTGAGCCGGAATCAGTGCAAAGAGCGCAAGTTGAAGGTTATATAGTATACCAAGGCGATGCCACGTTAGATGAATCGCTCTTAAAAGTAGGTATAGAGCGAGCGATTTGTCTGGTAGCGGCACTGCCTTCAGATGCCGAAAATTTATATACAGTTCTATCAGCAAAAACCCTGAATCCAGGAATTCGAGCGATCGCCAGAGCCAGTACAGAAGAAGCTTTACAAAAATTACAACGTGGCGGTGCAGATGCGGTAATTTCTCCTTATATTACAGGCGGGAAAAGGATGGCCGCCGCAGCCCTCAGACCCCAAATTTTGGATTTTGTCGATGGTATCCTTTCAGGTTCAGACCGCCAATTGTATATGGAAGAATTTTTGCTCGACCCAGCTTTTTGTCCGTTTGTGGGACAAACCCTACAAAAAGCCAAACTGCGATCGCAAACTGGAGCTTTAGTGTTAGCTATTCGCCGCACCGATGGTAATTTGATTGGCGGCCCCACTGGTGACACTATTTTAATGCCAGGAGATACCCTAATCTGCATGGGGACAGCCGAACAATTGCGCAGCCTTAACCAAGTTCTGGGGCCAATTGTTTCCCAAAAATTGCGTAAACCGAAAAAGATCTGA
- a CDS encoding cation diffusion facilitator family transporter, whose product MNSARLEQTSIYLSIGGALFLAILGLSFGLAVQSGAVLLDAFFNVITFIMALTTLWISRLLKRPDGRRFQFGYKGFTPLLNLCKSLLIAGLSMFAFASSAAALLHGGRHLDAGVVVIYAVIAAFTCLVVSITHTIIAKKTGSPIVRVDAKNWMINGIIGLSVGIVFSIVALIKRTSFAWFVPYADPTIVIILVMLTVPVPTKVILESLNQLLLGAPQAALQQRINNLLDVATTKFPCARRYLRMTEVGEALYLHLYWLLPNDEKLTSLEEIDAMRHQITDIVKQEFPNVTLDILFTQDEQWFSTMNPT is encoded by the coding sequence ATGAATAGTGCGCGTCTTGAACAAACCAGCATCTACTTATCTATTGGTGGTGCTTTATTTCTAGCAATTTTAGGACTTTCCTTCGGATTAGCCGTCCAATCCGGAGCAGTGTTGCTTGATGCTTTCTTTAATGTGATTACTTTTATAATGGCATTAACCACATTGTGGATTTCTCGTTTATTGAAACGACCAGATGGGCGAAGATTTCAATTTGGTTATAAAGGCTTTACTCCCTTACTTAATTTATGTAAGTCGTTACTGATTGCTGGATTATCGATGTTTGCCTTTGCTTCTTCAGCGGCTGCATTGTTACATGGAGGGAGACATCTTGATGCAGGAGTAGTAGTAATTTATGCGGTAATTGCTGCATTTACCTGTCTCGTCGTTTCGATTACACATACCATAATTGCCAAAAAGACAGGATCTCCAATAGTACGTGTAGATGCAAAAAATTGGATGATTAATGGGATAATTGGTCTTTCTGTGGGGATTGTATTTAGTATTGTCGCACTAATTAAACGTACTTCTTTTGCGTGGTTTGTGCCTTATGCCGACCCCACAATTGTTATCATATTAGTCATGCTCACTGTGCCTGTCCCTACTAAAGTCATACTTGAAAGTCTGAATCAACTTCTGTTAGGTGCTCCTCAGGCAGCTTTGCAACAACGTATTAATAATTTACTAGATGTTGCAACAACAAAGTTTCCTTGTGCCAGACGTTATTTGCGAATGACAGAAGTTGGAGAAGCTTTATATCTCCATCTTTACTGGTTATTGCCTAACGATGAGAAATTAACTAGTCTCGAAGAAATTGATGCGATGCGACATCAAATCACAGATATTGTGAAACAAGAATTTCCCAATGTCACTCTTGATATTCTATTTACCCAAGATGAACAATGGTTTAGTACCATGAATCCTACATAA
- a CDS encoding alpha-glucosidase translates to MVDRLKQIQLKLKFLFGSLFYLSYAPKAFLYTWKRDRIERQFLKTSTEEGFGKPGKLLRAEQTARGANFYFELAELEVCFLTEDLVRIDWKPGIPPIPYAIAQHEWQDVETQLTQTDTNCAVSSNSLRVIIEVDGSLKFCDRSGQVIREELPPQCKSQGWIHQAQLRSEERIYGLGERASSLNLRAAKDEQQQSKTYRMWNYDAAGMYPPGSDPMYLCIPVYLGLHSLGSYLIFYENSFDANFTFAETATADFTGGSLRYYLTVGSPKQLVERYTELTGRAPLPPRWALGYHQSKWGYRTESAVREEARAFQDRKLPLSAIHLDIDCQVGYRAFTIDPERFPKLASFTQELAEIGVQFIAILNPGIKYSRHSNLFLEGQILDGFCKLPNGKLVVAPVWPGWCVFPDFTNPKVRSWWSRQYAYLLDVGVAGFWHDMNEPAAFITSGDRSLPKVTQHYMEGRGGDHREAHNIYGLLQAEAGYESLRQYRKEKRPFIVSRAGWAGLQRYAWTWTGDIECTWGALRQTISTIVGLGLSGIPYSGPDIGGFQGNPSAELYLRWFQMATFFTFYRTHSSNNVEHRTPWTYGEPYLSIIRSFLQLRYRLLPYFYTLSWEATQKGYSPVRPVFWAADDDTKLWDIEDAFLLGDALLICPIVEEGGRMPTAELRSTRQIILPPGRWYSFWDDTAFEGGQQFSLAAPLETIPVLVKAGSILPMEENQQLTLHLYPPMEGESFTQLYSDAGDGYGASRLDKFQLVRLANGLELTWQEAGDYPFAYTSVQLHLHGMKLQQAWVDDAEVTCQGQQLKCDRFFKVRLQAE, encoded by the coding sequence ATGGTGGATAGATTAAAACAAATCCAATTAAAATTAAAGTTTTTATTTGGTTCGCTTTTCTATTTGAGTTATGCTCCAAAAGCATTCTTATACACTTGGAAGCGAGATAGAATAGAACGCCAGTTTCTGAAAACATCAACAGAGGAAGGTTTTGGCAAACCGGGAAAGTTACTGCGTGCAGAACAAACAGCCAGAGGTGCTAATTTCTATTTCGAGTTGGCTGAGTTAGAAGTCTGTTTTCTGACTGAAGATTTAGTCAGAATTGATTGGAAACCTGGTATACCTCCCATTCCTTATGCAATTGCCCAACATGAATGGCAAGATGTAGAAACTCAGTTGACACAGACAGATACTAATTGTGCTGTGTCCAGTAATAGTCTGAGAGTAATTATTGAAGTAGATGGTAGTCTAAAATTCTGCGATCGCTCAGGCCAAGTCATCCGCGAAGAACTACCGCCCCAGTGTAAAAGTCAAGGATGGATTCATCAAGCACAACTGCGTTCAGAAGAACGTATTTACGGGCTAGGAGAACGGGCTTCTTCACTAAATCTCCGAGCCGCTAAAGATGAGCAGCAACAAAGTAAAACCTATCGGATGTGGAATTATGATGCTGCTGGGATGTATCCTCCAGGCTCAGACCCAATGTATCTCTGCATTCCTGTCTATTTGGGTCTGCACTCGCTTGGCAGTTATCTAATTTTTTATGAGAATTCTTTTGATGCTAATTTTACCTTTGCCGAAACTGCCACAGCTGACTTTACTGGGGGATCGCTGCGTTATTATTTGACTGTGGGTTCGCCAAAACAGCTAGTAGAGCGCTATACCGAATTGACTGGACGCGCGCCCCTACCGCCGAGATGGGCGTTAGGCTATCACCAATCTAAATGGGGGTATCGTACAGAATCTGCGGTGAGGGAGGAAGCGAGAGCTTTTCAAGATCGCAAGCTACCTTTAAGCGCGATTCATTTAGATATTGACTGTCAAGTTGGATACCGAGCTTTTACCATTGACCCGGAACGCTTTCCGAAATTGGCGAGTTTTACCCAAGAACTTGCGGAAATTGGTGTGCAATTTATCGCCATTCTCAACCCAGGAATTAAATACAGTCGCCACAGTAATCTGTTCTTAGAAGGTCAAATATTAGATGGATTTTGCAAACTCCCGAATGGCAAACTTGTAGTTGCGCCTGTGTGGCCTGGTTGGTGCGTATTTCCCGATTTTACCAATCCCAAGGTGCGCAGTTGGTGGAGTCGCCAGTATGCATATTTGTTGGATGTGGGCGTGGCAGGTTTTTGGCATGATATGAACGAACCTGCGGCTTTTATTACTTCTGGCGATCGCTCTTTGCCAAAAGTTACTCAACATTATATGGAAGGTAGAGGCGGCGATCACCGGGAAGCACATAATATTTACGGATTGTTGCAAGCAGAAGCAGGCTATGAAAGTTTGCGTCAATACCGCAAAGAAAAACGACCTTTTATAGTTTCCCGTGCAGGTTGGGCAGGACTTCAACGCTATGCTTGGACATGGACTGGGGATATTGAATGTACTTGGGGTGCGTTACGCCAAACAATATCAACAATTGTCGGTTTAGGGCTTTCTGGAATTCCCTATAGCGGCCCGGATATTGGTGGTTTCCAAGGTAATCCTAGTGCGGAACTATACTTACGTTGGTTCCAAATGGCAACGTTTTTCACGTTTTATCGAACTCACTCATCTAATAATGTAGAACACCGCACGCCCTGGACTTACGGCGAACCTTATCTGAGTATCATTCGTTCTTTCTTACAACTGCGTTATCGTCTGCTGCCGTATTTCTATACTTTATCCTGGGAAGCGACACAAAAAGGTTATTCTCCCGTGCGTCCTGTATTTTGGGCGGCTGACGATGACACAAAACTATGGGATATAGAAGACGCTTTCTTATTAGGCGATGCTTTACTGATTTGTCCGATTGTCGAAGAGGGAGGGCGAATGCCTACGGCAGAGCTTCGCTCAACGCGACAGATTATTTTACCGCCAGGACGTTGGTATAGTTTTTGGGATGACACGGCCTTTGAGGGCGGACAACAGTTTAGTCTTGCAGCACCGCTAGAAACTATTCCTGTGTTGGTTAAAGCTGGGAGTATCTTACCAATGGAAGAAAATCAACAACTTACTCTCCATCTTTATCCACCGATGGAAGGTGAAAGTTTTACTCAGTTATACAGCGATGCAGGCGATGGTTACGGTGCATCCCGACTGGATAAATTCCAGTTGGTAAGATTGGCAAATGGTTTAGAACTTACTTGGCAAGAAGCCGGAGATTATCCTTTTGCTTACACCAGCGTACAGTTACATTTGCATGGAATGAAACTTCAACAAGCTTGGGTAGATGACGCAGAAGTTACTTGTCAAGGACAACAATTAAAGTGCGATCGCTTTTTCAAGGTTCGCTTGCAAGCAGAATAA
- a CDS encoding TPR domain protein, with product MLEEKEPNLTHLLHWRLTYYQQRLSITRQSQNQQQELTCLSQLAAIYERLLKFSQALEYHKLLLALSQRIGAEDWQEVALYNIGNCYRQLCQADESIKYFTKLLKITYKTGNKILHIAGVWGLGNNYQSLGQYQKAIDCFQNQFAISCEINERISQQSALGSLANVYQCLGDYQQALKYEQKALAIAQEMEDIPATGDSLANIGGIYLQLKQWQKAITFCNQSLLIAREIENESLVMISLHNLGQAYKGIDRYEKAIEFLTTALDISDEIGDRKVQPAILQNLNELCGEINLLEPAVKPNIESLSINIPIRNRLSELGEASSLASIGATCQNLNKKEYAKVYYQQSLSIFQDIGAKHSQQQLLFKIGKIYYCEGQFSQALGFLQSSLILAQERKNHCEEAQILLTLAATLHKLNHYQEAIYYYRQAYKIYSYLGDEIHAAQMLRFMQKLKAKF from the coding sequence ATGTTAGAGGAAAAAGAACCAAATCTTACCCATCTCCTCCACTGGAGGCTCACTTATTACCAACAAAGGTTGTCAATCACCCGACAAAGCCAAAATCAACAGCAAGAGCTAACTTGCTTGAGCCAGCTAGCTGCTATATACGAAAGACTATTGAAATTTTCTCAAGCTTTGGAATACCATAAACTGCTTCTTGCCTTGTCTCAGCGAATTGGGGCTGAAGATTGGCAAGAGGTCGCTCTGTACAACATAGGTAATTGTTATCGACAACTATGCCAAGCTGATGAGTCTATTAAATATTTTACCAAACTGCTAAAAATTACTTATAAGACGGGAAATAAAATATTACATATTGCAGGTGTATGGGGATTAGGAAATAATTATCAAAGTTTGGGTCAGTATCAAAAAGCAATTGATTGCTTCCAAAATCAATTCGCTATTAGTTGCGAAATAAACGAGCGCATTAGCCAGCAAAGTGCTTTAGGATCGCTAGCAAATGTTTACCAGTGTCTAGGAGATTATCAACAAGCTCTTAAGTACGAGCAAAAAGCTCTTGCGATCGCTCAGGAAATGGAAGATATTCCAGCTACAGGAGACTCACTAGCAAATATTGGTGGCATTTATCTTCAGTTAAAGCAGTGGCAAAAAGCAATTACCTTTTGCAATCAATCACTCTTAATCGCCAGGGAAATCGAAAATGAAAGCCTCGTGATGATTAGTCTTCACAATCTCGGTCAGGCATATAAAGGGATAGATCGGTATGAAAAAGCAATAGAGTTTTTGACAACAGCCTTAGATATTTCTGATGAGATAGGCGATCGCAAAGTCCAACCTGCTATTTTACAGAACTTAAATGAGTTGTGCGGCGAAATAAATTTACTTGAGCCAGCAGTTAAACCCAATATAGAATCTTTAAGTATTAATATTCCAATCAGAAATCGATTAAGTGAGTTAGGTGAGGCTTCTTCACTAGCAAGTATTGGAGCTACATGCCAAAACTTGAATAAAAAGGAATATGCTAAAGTCTACTATCAACAATCTTTGTCAATTTTTCAGGATATTGGTGCTAAACACAGTCAGCAACAATTGTTATTTAAGATTGGCAAAATATATTACTGTGAGGGTCAATTCTCTCAAGCGCTAGGATTTTTACAATCTTCTCTAATCCTAGCTCAAGAAAGAAAAAACCATTGTGAAGAAGCTCAAATATTACTTACCCTCGCTGCAACTCTACACAAGTTAAATCATTATCAAGAAGCTATTTATTACTACCGTCAAGCATACAAAATTTACAGTTATTTAGGAGATGAAATCCATGCAGCGCAAATGTTGAGATTTATGCAAAAGTTAAAAGCAAAATTTTAA
- a CDS encoding tRNA/rRNA methyltransferase SpoU — protein MLTSLQNPLVKQIRKLHSTKERHKQQLFLLEGTHLLEEACAVNYPLVAVCCTPEWQANHPVLWEEACSRCDRAEIVSEEVLAAIATTVQPDGVVATAKRSDRTSQLPVTGIVLAVETLQDPGNLGTIIRTAAAAGASGLWLSGDSVDLDNPKVLRASAGQWFRLATAVTEDLKATIQQSQQAGMQVVATLPSATLTYWEIDWRKPSLILLGNEGAGLSAEIAAMADKQVKIPLSPGVESLNVAIAAALMLYEAQRQVIYK, from the coding sequence ATGTTGACCAGTTTACAAAATCCCTTAGTTAAGCAAATTCGCAAGCTGCACTCTACGAAGGAGCGACACAAGCAGCAGCTATTTTTATTAGAAGGGACGCATCTGTTGGAAGAAGCTTGTGCGGTGAATTATCCCTTAGTGGCGGTGTGTTGCACTCCAGAATGGCAAGCAAATCATCCAGTATTGTGGGAGGAAGCCTGTAGTCGATGCGATCGCGCCGAAATTGTTAGTGAAGAAGTTTTAGCAGCGATCGCTACGACTGTACAACCAGATGGAGTAGTCGCCACCGCAAAAAGAAGCGATCGCACCTCTCAATTACCTGTGACTGGTATAGTGCTGGCGGTAGAAACTTTGCAAGATCCCGGTAATCTCGGTACGATTATTCGCACTGCGGCGGCGGCGGGAGCATCAGGTTTATGGCTAAGTGGAGATAGTGTAGATTTAGATAATCCAAAAGTTTTGCGTGCTTCTGCTGGACAGTGGTTTCGTTTAGCAACAGCAGTCACAGAAGATTTAAAAGCGACAATTCAACAAAGCCAGCAAGCGGGAATGCAAGTAGTAGCAACCTTACCCAGTGCGACTTTAACTTATTGGGAAATCGACTGGCGCAAACCGAGTTTAATTTTGTTGGGGAATGAAGGTGCTGGTTTGTCGGCAGAAATCGCAGCAATGGCAGATAAACAAGTAAAAATTCCTCTAAGTCCAGGCGTAGAGTCTTTGAATGTAGCGATCGCAGCGGCTTTAATGTTATACGAAGCCCAGCGGCAAGTGATTTATAAATAG
- a CDS encoding UDP-N-acetylglucosamine 1-carboxyvinyltransferase, producing MRGHVKISGAKNSALVIMAGTLLCSGDCRIRNVPLLADVERMGQVLSALGIRLTRNGDTLDINASEITTSKAPYELVTQLRASFFAIGPILARLGVAQMPLPGGCAIGARPVDLHVRGLQAMGAEVQIEHGICNAYVPGSNGRLKGAKIYLDTPSVGATETLMMAATLADGETIIENAAREPEVVDLANFCNAMGAKIQGAGSSTITIVGVPKLHSVEYTIIPDRIEAGTFLVAGAITRSELALSSVCPEHLIPVIAKLRDIGVTIVEEAPDRLRILPATTLKATDIETLPHPGFPTDMQAPFMALLTLAEGDSLINESVFENRLRHASELNRLGADIRVKGNAAFVRGVPMLSGAPVLGTDLRASAALVLAGLAAEGTTTIQGLHHLDRGYDQLDVKLQQLGARILRVGEPSTDAELTPSPSNSPASITT from the coding sequence TTGCGAGGTCATGTAAAAATTAGCGGGGCTAAAAATTCAGCACTGGTGATCATGGCTGGAACCTTGCTCTGCTCAGGCGATTGCCGCATCCGTAACGTCCCTTTATTAGCGGATGTGGAACGGATGGGTCAGGTGTTATCCGCTTTGGGGATTCGTTTAACTCGAAATGGTGACACTTTAGACATCAATGCTAGCGAAATTACCACATCCAAGGCTCCCTACGAATTAGTTACCCAACTACGGGCTAGTTTTTTTGCCATTGGCCCAATTTTGGCACGACTGGGAGTGGCTCAGATGCCATTACCAGGAGGTTGTGCAATTGGTGCTAGACCAGTTGATTTGCATGTCCGGGGACTGCAAGCAATGGGAGCCGAAGTTCAGATTGAACATGGCATTTGTAATGCCTATGTTCCTGGGAGTAATGGCAGGTTAAAAGGAGCCAAAATTTATCTGGATACTCCCAGTGTGGGAGCGACAGAGACATTGATGATGGCTGCTACTCTAGCTGATGGCGAAACGATCATCGAAAATGCCGCACGGGAACCAGAAGTAGTCGATCTGGCAAATTTCTGTAATGCAATGGGAGCCAAGATCCAAGGTGCGGGTTCCAGTACGATTACCATCGTTGGGGTTCCCAAGTTGCATTCAGTAGAATACACGATCATTCCCGATCGCATTGAAGCCGGAACGTTTTTAGTCGCTGGCGCAATCACGCGCTCAGAACTGGCTTTATCATCAGTGTGCCCAGAGCATTTGATCCCAGTAATTGCCAAGTTGCGAGACATTGGCGTAACGATCGTTGAGGAAGCTCCAGATCGCTTACGTATCTTGCCAGCAACAACCCTGAAAGCCACAGATATAGAAACCTTACCCCATCCAGGCTTTCCCACAGATATGCAAGCGCCATTTATGGCTTTGCTGACTTTGGCAGAAGGCGACAGCCTGATCAACGAATCTGTATTTGAGAATCGCTTGCGTCATGCTTCAGAGTTAAATCGCTTGGGGGCTGATATTCGCGTTAAAGGCAATGCGGCCTTTGTCCGCGGAGTACCAATGTTATCAGGCGCACCAGTATTAGGTACAGATCTGCGAGCCTCCGCAGCCCTAGTTTTAGCTGGGTTGGCAGCCGAAGGCACAACTACGATTCAGGGATTGCACCACCTCGATCGCGGCTACGATCAACTGGATGTAAAGTTGCAGCAATTGGGCGCGCGAATCTTGCGTGTAGGTGAACCATCAACAGATGCAGAACTGACCCCCAGCCCTAGCAATTCGCCAGCATCGATTACGACCTAG
- a CDS encoding peptidase M48 Ste24p, producing MSLLKTPLIGLKADSFRHPLDLEATKTLKQIPGLDMMVRNWLGPMAEQVFYVENIASSILVGENQLPDLHQLLVEACKVLDIEPPQLYVRQHPAPNAYTFAMRGQQPFVVLHTSLIDILTPEEIQAVIAHELGHLKCDHSVYLTPVNLLVLAATILPNVGAVIAQAIQTQLLEWVRCAEFTCDRAALLATQNPKVVMSVLMKLAGGSPTLAPQLNLDAFVAQARAYDDISKTELGEMVKAARTAQLTHPVPVLRAREIDRWASSKEYQSLLHSHGLKSNQEATSKGGWRNW from the coding sequence ATGTCATTATTAAAAACGCCGCTGATTGGTTTAAAAGCTGATTCTTTCCGTCATCCACTCGACTTGGAAGCTACTAAAACTCTCAAGCAAATTCCAGGTCTAGATATGATGGTGCGGAATTGGTTAGGGCCAATGGCAGAACAGGTTTTCTATGTAGAAAATATCGCCTCCAGCATTCTGGTGGGTGAAAACCAACTGCCCGATTTACATCAGCTGTTGGTAGAAGCTTGCAAAGTATTAGATATAGAGCCTCCCCAGTTGTATGTTAGGCAGCATCCTGCCCCTAACGCCTACACCTTTGCCATGCGGGGTCAGCAACCTTTTGTTGTTCTGCATACCTCCCTCATCGATATCCTCACCCCAGAGGAAATTCAAGCAGTAATTGCCCATGAGTTAGGACACCTCAAATGCGACCACAGCGTTTACCTAACTCCTGTAAATTTATTAGTGTTAGCAGCAACAATCTTGCCTAACGTCGGCGCTGTAATTGCCCAAGCTATACAGACACAACTATTAGAATGGGTACGCTGTGCTGAGTTTACCTGCGATCGCGCCGCCTTGCTAGCCACCCAAAATCCCAAAGTTGTCATGTCAGTATTAATGAAACTAGCAGGTGGTTCCCCAACATTAGCACCGCAACTTAACCTTGATGCCTTTGTGGCTCAAGCTCGCGCCTACGATGATATTAGTAAGACAGAACTAGGCGAAATGGTGAAAGCCGCCCGCACCGCCCAACTCACTCACCCTGTACCAGTCCTCCGTGCTAGAGAAATTGACCGTTGGGCAAGTAGTAAAGAATATCAAAGTTTATTACACAGTCATGGACTGAAGTCTAATCAAGAAGCTACATCCAAAGGTGGATGGCGTAACTGGTAA
- a CDS encoding FMN-dependent alpha-hydroxy acid dehydrogenase, whose translation MDGVTGKLRVNSQKNLQPINLFEYEHLAQQHLSQMALDYYSSGAWDEITLRDNRAAFERLKLRPRMLVDVSDRNLTTSILGQPLELPLLIAPMAFQCLAHPDGEVATATAAASAGVGMILSTLATKTIEEVAAVRQNFPNALQWFQLYIHKDRGLTRALVERAEAAGYKALCLTVDAPMLGQRERDRRNEFSLPPGLHAANLATSSGLDIPYAQGESRLFTYFAQQLNPALTWKELAWLQSICPLPLVIKGILRGDDAVRAVECGVQAIVVSNHGGRQLDGAIASLDALAEIVAAVDGKAEVLLDGGIRRGTDILKALALGAKAVLIGRPVLWGLAVAGKVGVSHIISLLEAELSLAMALSGCAQLQDIDSSLVKS comes from the coding sequence GTGGATGGCGTAACTGGTAAGTTAAGAGTCAACAGTCAAAAGAACTTGCAACCAATTAACCTTTTTGAGTACGAACACTTAGCACAACAGCATCTCTCACAGATGGCGCTGGATTATTACAGTAGCGGTGCGTGGGATGAAATCACCTTACGAGATAACCGCGCTGCATTTGAGCGCCTGAAACTGCGACCGCGAATGTTAGTAGATGTGAGCGATCGCAATTTAACTACATCTATATTAGGACAACCTCTAGAGCTACCCTTACTAATTGCACCAATGGCTTTTCAATGTCTGGCACATCCGGACGGAGAAGTAGCTACCGCCACAGCTGCGGCTTCAGCAGGTGTGGGGATGATTTTGAGTACTTTAGCTACTAAAACTATTGAAGAAGTTGCCGCCGTGCGGCAAAATTTCCCCAATGCTCTGCAATGGTTTCAGCTTTATATCCATAAAGATAGAGGATTAACTCGCGCCTTAGTAGAAAGAGCCGAAGCCGCAGGTTACAAAGCACTGTGTCTAACAGTCGATGCTCCTATGCTGGGACAAAGAGAACGCGATCGACGTAACGAATTTTCTTTACCACCAGGCTTACACGCCGCCAATCTTGCAACGAGCTCAGGGCTAGATATTCCCTATGCACAAGGTGAATCTCGATTATTTACTTACTTTGCCCAACAGCTTAACCCAGCACTAACTTGGAAGGAGCTAGCATGGTTGCAATCAATCTGTCCTCTACCTTTGGTGATAAAAGGTATCCTGCGCGGAGATGATGCTGTACGTGCAGTAGAGTGTGGAGTTCAAGCAATAGTTGTTTCTAATCATGGTGGCAGACAATTAGATGGTGCGATCGCATCTTTAGATGCTTTAGCAGAGATTGTCGCAGCTGTGGATGGTAAAGCCGAAGTGTTGTTAGATGGAGGTATCCGTCGAGGTACAGATATCCTCAAAGCCCTAGCCTTAGGAGCAAAAGCCGTACTCATCGGACGGCCTGTTTTATGGGGATTGGCGGTAGCCGGGAAAGTCGGTGTATCTCATATCATCTCGCTACTGGAAGCTGAATTAAGCTTGGCTATGGCACTTAGCGGTTGTGCCCAGCTACAGGATATCGATTCTTCTTTAGTCAAGTCTTAA
- a CDS encoding WecB/TagA/CpsF family glycosyl transferase, which yields MGEITFLPKQKVLDFPITALRFEDQIQTIIKWAIARESKTVCVANVHMLMEAHWNPEFASVLRNADVVTPDGMPLVWMMRQLGARYQDRVAGMDILQGLCELAQIQNVSVFFVGSQTEILSRMRKRLEQEFPKLKIAAMEPLPFRPLTESEDAELINKINSSGAGLVFVSLGCPKQENWIAQHKGKIQAVMLGIGGVFPVYAGIQKRAPRIVRELGFEWLYRWIQEPRRLWSRYIKTIPPFMWLATKQLLSSDRVA from the coding sequence ATGGGAGAAATAACATTTCTGCCCAAACAAAAAGTTCTGGATTTTCCCATTACTGCCTTACGTTTTGAAGATCAGATCCAAACAATAATAAAATGGGCGATCGCCCGCGAAAGTAAAACAGTATGTGTAGCTAACGTACACATGCTGATGGAGGCACACTGGAATCCAGAGTTTGCTAGTGTATTACGAAATGCGGATGTCGTTACTCCTGATGGTATGCCTTTAGTTTGGATGATGCGGCAATTGGGTGCGCGTTACCAAGATCGGGTAGCTGGGATGGATATCCTACAAGGATTGTGTGAGTTAGCTCAAATACAAAATGTGAGTGTTTTCTTTGTTGGTTCGCAAACAGAAATCCTTTCTAGAATGCGAAAAAGGCTAGAGCAAGAATTTCCGAAGCTAAAAATCGCAGCAATGGAACCTCTACCCTTTCGCCCGCTGACTGAAAGTGAAGATGCCGAACTGATTAATAAAATTAATTCCAGTGGTGCGGGTTTAGTATTTGTATCTCTAGGTTGTCCCAAACAAGAAAATTGGATAGCCCAGCATAAAGGTAAAATTCAGGCAGTTATGCTGGGGATCGGAGGCGTTTTCCCCGTGTATGCAGGAATTCAGAAGCGCGCACCCCGCATAGTTAGAGAATTAGGATTTGAATGGCTTTATCGCTGGATTCAAGAACCGCGCCGTCTGTGGAGTCGTTATATTAAAACAATTCCACCTTTTATGTGGTTAGCAACTAAGCAACTACTTTCATCAGATCGTGTTGCATAA